One Coffea arabica cultivar ET-39 chromosome 5e, Coffea Arabica ET-39 HiFi, whole genome shotgun sequence DNA segment encodes these proteins:
- the LOC113687423 gene encoding uncharacterized protein isoform X1, giving the protein MRVNNYFYDMTTMNLILSFINSLQFVLKEKFCVFIHENHTHAMLAEEIKEKTAKLRHLKGEELVGLSMEDLVKLKTFFQGSIIQGRECEVETESPSEDQTPLLEQGLSSKSVTRLSDQAGSCPQDLNNSDTFLQPGEDEIAVAEDRTYNLSITGFMIPRNCGLCCIIF; this is encoded by the exons ATGAGAGTGAATAATTACTTCTATGATATGACTACTATGAATCTTATTCTATCTTTTATTAATTCACTCCAATTTGTGCTGAAAGAGaaattttgtgtatttataCATGAGAATCATACCCATGCCATGCTTGCTGAGGAAATCAAGGAGAAAACTGCAAAACTGAG GCATCTCAAAGGTGAAGAGCTAGTAGGACTAAGCATGGAAGACTTGGTTAAACTCAAAACCTTCTTTCAAG GAAGCATTATTCAAGGAAGAGAATGCGAAGTTGAGACAGAAA GCCCATCGGAAGACCAAACACCTCTGCTGGAACAAGGGCTTTCATCTAAGTCAGTCACCCGCTTAAGCGACCAAGCCGGAAGTTGTCCTCAGGACCTCAACAATTCGGACACATTTCTCCAGCCGGG GGAGGATGAGATTGCGGTTGCAGAAGATCGAACATATAATTTGAGCATAACTGGCTTTATGATACccagaaattgtggtttatgtTGCATTATTTTTTAG
- the LOC113687423 gene encoding uncharacterized protein isoform X2 — MRVNNYFYDMTTMNLILSFINSLQFVLKEKFCVFIHENHTHAMLAEEIKEKTAKLRHLKGEELVGLSMEDLVKLKTFFQGSIIQGRECEVETESPSEDQTPLLEQGLSSKSVTRLSDQAGSCPQDLNNSDTFLQPGMHDSRPCDRLAMT, encoded by the exons ATGAGAGTGAATAATTACTTCTATGATATGACTACTATGAATCTTATTCTATCTTTTATTAATTCACTCCAATTTGTGCTGAAAGAGaaattttgtgtatttataCATGAGAATCATACCCATGCCATGCTTGCTGAGGAAATCAAGGAGAAAACTGCAAAACTGAG GCATCTCAAAGGTGAAGAGCTAGTAGGACTAAGCATGGAAGACTTGGTTAAACTCAAAACCTTCTTTCAAG GAAGCATTATTCAAGGAAGAGAATGCGAAGTTGAGACAGAAA GCCCATCGGAAGACCAAACACCTCTGCTGGAACAAGGGCTTTCATCTAAGTCAGTCACCCGCTTAAGCGACCAAGCCGGAAGTTGTCCTCAGGACCTCAACAATTCGGACACATTTCTCCAGCCGGG AATGCATGATTCAAGGCCATGTGATCGTCTGGCAATGACTTGA
- the LOC113687423 gene encoding uncharacterized protein isoform X3, with the protein MRVNNYFYDMTTMNLILSFINSLQFVLKEKFCVFIHENHTHAMLAEEIKEKTAKLRHLKGEELVGLSMEDLVKLKTFFQGSIIQGRECEVETESPSEDQTPLLEQGLSSKSVTRLSDQAGSCPQDLNNSDTFLQPGLPCPN; encoded by the exons ATGAGAGTGAATAATTACTTCTATGATATGACTACTATGAATCTTATTCTATCTTTTATTAATTCACTCCAATTTGTGCTGAAAGAGaaattttgtgtatttataCATGAGAATCATACCCATGCCATGCTTGCTGAGGAAATCAAGGAGAAAACTGCAAAACTGAG GCATCTCAAAGGTGAAGAGCTAGTAGGACTAAGCATGGAAGACTTGGTTAAACTCAAAACCTTCTTTCAAG GAAGCATTATTCAAGGAAGAGAATGCGAAGTTGAGACAGAAA GCCCATCGGAAGACCAAACACCTCTGCTGGAACAAGGGCTTTCATCTAAGTCAGTCACCCGCTTAAGCGACCAAGCCGGAAGTTGTCCTCAGGACCTCAACAATTCGGACACATTTCTCCAGCCGGG CTTACCATGTCCCAACTGA
- the LOC113687423 gene encoding uncharacterized protein isoform X4 yields MLAEEIKEKTAKLRHLKGEELVGLSMEDLVKLKTFFQGSIIQGRECEVETESPSEDQTPLLEQGLSSKSVTRLSDQAGSCPQDLNNSDTFLQPGEDEIAVAEDRTYNLSITGFMIPRNCGLCCIIF; encoded by the exons ATGCTTGCTGAGGAAATCAAGGAGAAAACTGCAAAACTGAG GCATCTCAAAGGTGAAGAGCTAGTAGGACTAAGCATGGAAGACTTGGTTAAACTCAAAACCTTCTTTCAAG GAAGCATTATTCAAGGAAGAGAATGCGAAGTTGAGACAGAAA GCCCATCGGAAGACCAAACACCTCTGCTGGAACAAGGGCTTTCATCTAAGTCAGTCACCCGCTTAAGCGACCAAGCCGGAAGTTGTCCTCAGGACCTCAACAATTCGGACACATTTCTCCAGCCGGG GGAGGATGAGATTGCGGTTGCAGAAGATCGAACATATAATTTGAGCATAACTGGCTTTATGATACccagaaattgtggtttatgtTGCATTATTTTTTAG
- the LOC113687423 gene encoding uncharacterized protein isoform X5: MEDLVKLKTFFQGSIIQGRECEVETESPSEDQTPLLEQGLSSKSVTRLSDQAGSCPQDLNNSDTFLQPGEDEIAVAEDRTYNLSITGFMIPRNCGLCCIIF; the protein is encoded by the exons ATGGAAGACTTGGTTAAACTCAAAACCTTCTTTCAAG GAAGCATTATTCAAGGAAGAGAATGCGAAGTTGAGACAGAAA GCCCATCGGAAGACCAAACACCTCTGCTGGAACAAGGGCTTTCATCTAAGTCAGTCACCCGCTTAAGCGACCAAGCCGGAAGTTGTCCTCAGGACCTCAACAATTCGGACACATTTCTCCAGCCGGG GGAGGATGAGATTGCGGTTGCAGAAGATCGAACATATAATTTGAGCATAACTGGCTTTATGATACccagaaattgtggtttatgtTGCATTATTTTTTAG